From one Terriglobales bacterium genomic stretch:
- the rimP gene encoding ribosome maturation factor RimP yields the protein MAVGIEQVEQVAQRVAESLALELVEVELRGGGKSRTLRIIIDKPGGVTHEDCASLSREVSTILDVEDAVGGGTYTLEVSSPGLDRKLQKPADFERFTGSLVKLMTREPVNNNRHFQGRLQSFANGRVTLDVAQLSKSKQKKMKIGAAQHVEIEFANIERAHLVPEI from the coding sequence ATGGCAGTAGGGATTGAGCAGGTGGAACAGGTTGCGCAGCGGGTGGCAGAGTCGCTGGCGCTGGAGCTGGTAGAGGTGGAGTTGCGCGGTGGAGGCAAAAGCCGCACGTTGCGCATCATCATTGACAAGCCCGGCGGGGTGACCCACGAGGATTGCGCCAGCCTCAGCCGCGAGGTGAGCACGATCCTGGATGTGGAAGATGCCGTCGGTGGCGGGACCTATACGCTGGAAGTATCTTCTCCCGGACTTGATCGCAAGCTGCAGAAGCCGGCAGATTTTGAGCGTTTTACCGGCAGCCTGGTGAAGTTGATGACGCGGGAGCCGGTAAACAACAACCGGCACTTTCAAGGGCGGCTGCAAAGTTTTGCCAACGGGCGGGTAACGCTTGATGTGGCGCAGTTGAGTAAGAGCAAACAGAAAAAAATGAAGATTGGCGCGGCACAGCACGTGGAAATTGAGTTTGCCAATATTGAACGGGCCCACCTGGTGCCAGAGATTTAG